The following proteins are encoded in a genomic region of Actinomadura sp. NAK00032:
- a CDS encoding PadR family transcriptional regulator, translated as MHEHKMRRRDGFWGPQERGRRGGGPFGPWGGPGFGPGGPGFGPGGPGPGHHGRGGRGRRTRRGNVRAALLALLAERPMHGYEMIQELDGRTGGVWRPSPGSVYPTLQMLEDEGLVSSEEQGGKRLFSLTDSGREEASAQTTAPWDEVTEAAGENVLRGREAVGQLMGALHQVMAVGSEAQKARALDVVNDARRRLYGILADDPEAE; from the coding sequence ATGCACGAGCACAAGATGCGAAGGCGCGACGGCTTCTGGGGGCCCCAGGAGCGCGGCCGCCGCGGCGGCGGGCCCTTCGGCCCGTGGGGCGGCCCGGGCTTCGGGCCCGGCGGACCCGGATTCGGCCCCGGCGGCCCCGGGCCCGGTCACCACGGACGCGGCGGGCGCGGCCGGCGCACCCGGCGCGGCAACGTCCGGGCGGCACTGCTCGCCCTGCTCGCCGAGCGCCCCATGCACGGCTACGAGATGATCCAGGAACTGGACGGCCGCACCGGCGGCGTCTGGCGGCCGAGCCCCGGCTCGGTCTACCCGACCCTCCAGATGCTGGAGGACGAGGGCCTGGTCAGCAGCGAGGAGCAGGGCGGCAAGCGGCTGTTCTCCCTCACCGACAGCGGCCGCGAGGAGGCGTCGGCGCAGACCACCGCCCCCTGGGACGAGGTCACCGAGGCCGCCGGCGAGAACGTCCTGCGCGGGCGCGAGGCCGTCGGCCAGCTGATGGGAGCCCTCCACCAGGTGATGGCGGTCGGCAGTGAGGCGCAGAAGGCGCGCGCGCTGGACGTCGTCAACGACGCCCGCCGCCGCCTCTACGGGATCCTCGCCGACGACCCCGAAGCCGAGTGA
- a CDS encoding serine/threonine-protein kinase — protein sequence MPCRLIARSRGHPVCWDDTGVSFPPAVGRYRIDRVLGSGAFASVWLGHDDALESQVAIKVLNSNLIDDLDVRNRFLEEARILRRADSERLVRVHDIGELPDGRPYFVMSYADRGTLGDRMRERPLPVSEVVALAEQIAYGVEVINTLGVIHRDLKPSNVLFQSTPDGGEKLLIADLGLAKALAHASGAFTLPVGTPGYMSPEQARFGGGLDVRADVYGLGALTYHMITGRAPGPAPVKSPPSELREGLPPAFDQVVMRALEVEREKRWPTAEAFAEALSTLRPTTAPAPPAQPAQPAQPAPPAQPAQPAQPAQPAQLAPPAQPAQPAQPAPVPASAPAPPQNPRIDADATVQDFYQDGSQARPPAPVPGPGPGAGPPGSADMQTRFDQPMQDDVRTSEMRLPPRPPAGAEATIVDEPGGRAVPFGQPEGPTAPDNDNDRTVAYQQPPQGPQAPGGDNKTAVFPTQPPPQGGGAPGQPMGAPAPGPYGGPPPPTGFQAPPVQGQGPGGKQGGGLMGRLGGGGAGGPGGAPKKFVTPLIITVVVLAVALIGGLTLGMLFSGGDGKDDDKEKAPAVPKDFVAVSDTAGKIKTAVPKAWPKGQEQTWSPSTVRLNDPQARPVLRATPDKAAFLGNGKGPGVFIGVTTDLRPGQLPPPSAAAHPQCTKAAPENYTTPDGALSGTITRFTACKVGTPSVTEIGLKDKAGKFGLWIRVKETDDRQATKDILDHLKVTGP from the coding sequence ATGCCATGCCGCCTCATTGCTCGTTCGCGGGGTCACCCCGTTTGCTGGGATGATACGGGAGTGTCTTTCCCACCAGCTGTAGGCCGTTACCGAATCGATCGCGTCCTGGGTTCGGGGGCGTTCGCCTCGGTGTGGCTGGGGCACGACGACGCCCTGGAGTCACAGGTCGCCATCAAGGTCCTGAACAGCAATCTGATCGACGATCTGGACGTGCGCAACCGGTTCCTGGAGGAGGCCCGGATTTTGCGCCGCGCCGATTCGGAGCGGCTCGTGCGCGTCCACGACATCGGGGAGCTGCCGGACGGGCGCCCCTACTTCGTCATGTCGTACGCCGACCGGGGGACGCTCGGCGACCGGATGCGCGAGCGGCCACTTCCGGTCAGCGAGGTGGTCGCGCTGGCCGAGCAGATCGCCTACGGCGTCGAGGTGATCAACACGCTCGGGGTGATCCACCGGGACCTCAAGCCGTCCAACGTGCTGTTCCAGTCGACGCCGGACGGCGGCGAGAAGCTGCTCATCGCCGACCTCGGCCTGGCCAAGGCCCTCGCGCACGCGTCCGGGGCGTTCACGCTGCCGGTCGGCACCCCCGGCTACATGTCGCCGGAGCAGGCGCGGTTCGGCGGCGGGCTGGACGTCCGCGCCGACGTGTACGGGCTCGGCGCGCTGACCTATCACATGATCACCGGACGGGCCCCAGGCCCGGCTCCCGTCAAGTCGCCGCCGAGCGAGTTGCGCGAGGGGCTGCCCCCGGCGTTCGACCAGGTCGTCATGCGGGCGCTGGAGGTGGAGCGGGAGAAGCGGTGGCCGACCGCGGAGGCGTTCGCGGAGGCGCTGTCCACACTGCGTCCGACGACGGCGCCGGCACCGCCCGCGCAACCGGCGCAGCCCGCGCAACCGGCACCGCCCGCGCAACCGGCGCAGCCCGCGCAACCGGCGCAGCCCGCGCAACTGGCACCGCCCGCGCAACCGGCGCAGCCCGCGCAACCGGCGCCCGTGCCTGCGTCTGCACCTGCGCCGCCACAAAACCCGCGGATCGACGCGGACGCGACCGTCCAGGACTTCTACCAGGACGGTTCCCAGGCGCGTCCGCCCGCACCCGTCCCCGGCCCGGGTCCGGGCGCGGGGCCACCGGGCTCGGCCGACATGCAGACCCGGTTCGACCAGCCCATGCAGGACGACGTCCGCACGTCCGAGATGCGCCTCCCGCCGCGCCCTCCGGCCGGCGCTGAGGCGACGATCGTGGACGAACCGGGCGGACGCGCCGTCCCGTTCGGGCAGCCCGAGGGGCCCACCGCCCCGGACAACGACAATGACCGCACGGTCGCCTACCAGCAGCCGCCGCAGGGGCCGCAAGCGCCGGGCGGAGACAACAAGACGGCGGTCTTCCCGACGCAGCCGCCTCCGCAAGGCGGCGGTGCCCCCGGTCAGCCGATGGGCGCGCCCGCGCCCGGCCCCTACGGCGGCCCGCCGCCGCCCACGGGCTTCCAGGCGCCTCCGGTCCAGGGCCAGGGGCCCGGCGGAAAGCAGGGCGGCGGCCTGATGGGCCGGCTCGGGGGCGGCGGCGCCGGCGGGCCCGGCGGCGCCCCCAAGAAGTTCGTCACGCCGCTGATCATCACCGTGGTCGTGCTGGCGGTGGCGCTCATCGGCGGCCTGACGCTCGGCATGCTGTTCTCCGGCGGGGACGGCAAGGACGACGACAAGGAGAAGGCGCCGGCCGTCCCGAAGGACTTCGTCGCCGTCTCCGACACCGCGGGCAAGATCAAGACCGCGGTGCCGAAGGCGTGGCCGAAGGGCCAGGAGCAGACGTGGTCGCCGTCCACCGTCCGGCTGAACGACCCGCAGGCCCGGCCGGTGCTGCGCGCGACTCCGGACAAGGCCGCCTTCCTCGGCAACGGCAAGGGCCCCGGTGTCTTCATCGGCGTCACCACGGACCTGCGTCCCGGCCAGTTGCCGCCGCCGAGCGCGGCCGCCCATCCGCAGTGCACGAAGGCCGCGCCGGAGAACTACACGACGCCGGACGGCGCGCTCAGCGGGACGATCACCCGCTTCACCGCCTGCAAGGTCGGCACGCCGTCGGTCACGGAGATCGGCCTCAAGGACAAGGCCGGCAAGTTCGGCCTGTGGATCAGGGTCAAGGAGACCGACGACCGCCAGGCCACCAAGGACATCCTGGACCACCTGAAGGTCACCGGCCCCTGA
- a CDS encoding RNA polymerase sigma factor, which translates to MAFDERTEELAVRAAQGDQGALNELLRKIEPDVLRHSSRFLPCRQDAEEACQDALLQVARNIHRFEGRSRFSTWLHVVVANSARSTYRSLKRRSVEQAGELPQQRPDPRRTSVIAGSRVDILDAMEDLEARKPDLIQALVLRDVSQLEYAEIAEQLKLPLGTVKSRIHEARKQVRQTLGESYT; encoded by the coding sequence ATGGCATTCGACGAGAGGACCGAGGAGCTGGCGGTGAGGGCCGCCCAGGGCGACCAGGGCGCGCTCAACGAGCTCCTCCGCAAGATCGAGCCGGACGTGCTGCGGCACAGTTCGCGGTTCCTGCCGTGCCGGCAGGACGCCGAAGAGGCCTGCCAGGACGCGCTGCTCCAGGTCGCGCGCAACATCCACCGGTTCGAGGGCCGGTCGCGGTTCAGCACCTGGCTGCACGTGGTCGTCGCCAACTCCGCCCGCTCCACCTACCGGTCGCTGAAGCGGCGCTCGGTCGAGCAGGCGGGCGAGCTGCCCCAGCAGCGCCCCGACCCGCGCCGCACCAGCGTCATCGCCGGGTCCCGGGTCGACATCCTCGACGCCATGGAGGACCTGGAGGCCCGCAAGCCCGACCTCATCCAGGCCCTCGTCCTGCGGGACGTGTCCCAGCTGGAGTACGCGGAGATCGCCGAGCAGCTCAAGCTGCCGCTCGGCACGGTCAAGTCCCGCATCCACGAGGCGCGCAAGCAGGTCAGGCAGACGCTGGGCGAGTCCTACACCTGA
- a CDS encoding sulfotransferase: MPSGPASRNDRPIFVLGCARSGTTLLRLMLHSHPRIAIPGETKFVLPAYTGRCDFGDLAESRNRRALAEWITGDRSTKVHALGLDADAVIEEIVAGPPTLGSALGTVFRAYARLHGKPRWGDKRPSYARYAGTLLRMFPDAQFVHLVRDGRDCVASLLEMPWYDGDVHHAISLWRETVDQGRRLAHRLGPDTYYELQYERLVADPADELGRLCGFLGEEFDPVMTHPEGLARRTVPSRKRWHGRTHDAVNTGRIGSWAERLDPWEISLAEAAFGERLAEYGYEPSGLPKPPASQLAHFTRVSAHRRMAQSKDALRERWKQRHEPNPVECRLPAETSTSAT, from the coding sequence ATGCCATCAGGACCGGCCTCCCGCAACGACCGCCCGATCTTCGTCCTCGGCTGCGCCCGCTCGGGGACGACGCTGCTGCGGCTGATGCTCCACTCGCATCCGCGCATCGCGATCCCGGGGGAGACGAAGTTCGTCCTCCCCGCCTATACGGGACGGTGCGACTTCGGTGACCTCGCGGAGAGCAGGAACAGGCGCGCCCTCGCGGAGTGGATCACGGGCGACCGGTCGACCAAGGTGCACGCCCTCGGACTGGACGCCGACGCGGTCATCGAGGAGATCGTCGCCGGCCCGCCCACGCTCGGCTCCGCGCTCGGCACCGTCTTCCGCGCCTACGCGCGGCTGCACGGCAAGCCGCGCTGGGGCGACAAGCGGCCGAGCTACGCCCGGTACGCGGGCACGCTGCTGCGAATGTTCCCGGACGCGCAGTTCGTCCACCTCGTCCGGGACGGCCGGGACTGCGTCGCCTCGCTGCTGGAGATGCCCTGGTACGACGGCGACGTCCACCACGCCATCTCGCTCTGGCGGGAGACGGTCGACCAGGGCCGCCGGCTCGCGCACCGCCTCGGCCCCGACACCTACTACGAGCTGCAGTACGAGCGGCTCGTCGCCGACCCCGCCGACGAGCTGGGCCGGCTCTGCGGGTTCCTCGGCGAGGAGTTCGACCCGGTGATGACGCATCCGGAGGGGCTCGCGCGGCGGACCGTCCCGTCCCGCAAGCGGTGGCACGGCCGGACGCACGACGCCGTCAACACGGGCCGCATCGGGTCGTGGGCGGAGCGGCTCGACCCCTGGGAGATCAGCCTGGCGGAGGCCGCGTTCGGGGAGCGACTCGCCGAGTACGGGTACGAGCCGAGCGGCCTGCCGAAGCCGCCCGCGTCCCAGCTCGCCCACTTCACCCGGGTCAGCGCCCACCGCCGGATGGCGCAGAGCAAGGACGCGCTGCGCGAGCGCTGGAAGCAGCGCCACGAGCCGAACCCGGTCGAGTGCAGGCTGCCGGCCGAGACGTCCACCAGCGCCACCTGA
- a CDS encoding trehalose-6-phosphate synthase — MSQVLVASNRGPVSFSLSEDGELAMRRGGGGLVSGLAAVTGAPRDPGPPRLAQQSEASSSAADVLWVCASLGEGDRTAARRSPDGRIDLAGYDTGGAAVRMLDIPAATFDRAYNGVANSTLWFVHHLLYDTPRSPHFDARARRDWQSYEAYNAAFADALARDAAQGAKAAIQDYHLSLAPRMLRDRRPDLRIVHFSHTPWAPPEYFRLLPDDIGTQVLLGILGADHAGFLTERWASAFLDCCELLPGARVDRSARTVTCSGHTTHVGVHGLGVDEAALRKRAAQQDVVERARALKEQVGDRQLIVRIDRTELSKNIVRGLAAYREMLVNHPEWRGRVVHLAFAYPSRYDLPEYREYTAAVQRMAAQITEEFGTADWDPLILQVNDDYPRSLAAYGLADVLLVNPIRDGMNLVAKEGPVLSKQGCALVLSREAGAASELSEDALTVNPYDVSQTAETLHQALLMPRGLRAERCARLAAAAAALPPQRWFADQLAALD; from the coding sequence ATGAGCCAAGTGCTGGTGGCGTCCAACCGAGGCCCTGTGTCGTTCTCGCTGTCGGAGGACGGGGAGCTGGCCATGCGGCGCGGTGGGGGCGGGCTGGTGTCGGGCTTGGCGGCCGTCACGGGCGCCCCGCGCGACCCTGGGCCGCCGCGTCTCGCGCAGCAGTCGGAGGCGTCTTCTTCAGCGGCGGACGTGCTCTGGGTGTGCGCGAGCCTCGGTGAGGGCGATCGGACGGCTGCTCGCCGTTCACCGGACGGCCGCATAGACCTGGCGGGTTACGACACCGGTGGCGCGGCCGTGCGGATGCTCGACATCCCGGCGGCGACGTTCGACCGTGCGTACAACGGCGTGGCCAACTCGACGCTGTGGTTCGTCCACCATCTGCTGTACGACACCCCGCGCAGCCCGCATTTCGACGCTCGCGCACGGCGTGACTGGCAGTCCTATGAGGCGTACAACGCGGCCTTCGCGGACGCCCTGGCGCGGGACGCCGCCCAGGGCGCGAAGGCCGCGATCCAGGACTACCACCTGTCGCTCGCTCCGCGGATGCTGCGTGACCGGCGGCCCGACCTGAGGATCGTCCACTTCTCCCATACGCCTTGGGCGCCGCCGGAGTACTTCAGGCTGCTGCCGGACGACATCGGGACGCAGGTCCTGCTGGGCATACTCGGCGCAGACCACGCCGGGTTCCTCACTGAGCGGTGGGCCTCGGCGTTCCTTGACTGCTGCGAACTGCTTCCGGGTGCGCGCGTCGACCGGTCGGCCCGGACCGTCACCTGCTCGGGGCACACCACGCACGTCGGCGTCCATGGCCTCGGGGTGGACGAGGCGGCGCTGCGCAAGCGCGCGGCCCAGCAGGACGTAGTGGAACGGGCGCGCGCGCTGAAGGAGCAAGTGGGCGACCGCCAGCTCATCGTGCGGATCGACCGGACCGAACTGTCGAAGAACATCGTGCGGGGTCTCGCCGCCTACCGCGAGATGCTCGTCAACCATCCCGAGTGGCGCGGGCGCGTGGTGCATCTGGCGTTCGCCTATCCGTCCCGCTACGACCTGCCCGAGTACCGCGAGTACACCGCGGCCGTCCAGCGGATGGCGGCGCAGATCACCGAGGAGTTCGGCACGGCCGACTGGGATCCGCTGATCCTTCAGGTGAACGACGACTATCCGCGGTCGCTCGCCGCCTACGGCCTGGCCGATGTCCTGCTGGTCAACCCCATCCGGGACGGCATGAACCTGGTGGCGAAGGAAGGGCCCGTCCTGTCGAAGCAGGGCTGCGCGCTCGTGCTGTCACGAGAGGCGGGGGCGGCGTCCGAGTTGTCGGAGGATGCCCTGACGGTCAACCCCTACGACGTGTCGCAGACAGCGGAGACCCTGCACCAGGCGCTGCTGATGCCGCGCGGGTTGCGGGCCGAGCGCTGCGCCCGCCTGGCCGCCGCCGCGGCGGCGCTCCCGCCGCAGCGCTGGTTCGCCGACCAGCTCGCCGCCCTGGACTGA
- a CDS encoding cation diffusion facilitator family transporter: protein MSRSETTKTVLVAGAANLVLAIVKLIAGLLAGSSAMLAESAHSVADTLNQSFLLASLRRSERPPDRRHPFGYGNERYVWSLLAAFGIFIAGAGFSIFEGILTMTGHGGTGTAVWLAYAVLALAAVLEGTSWIRAFYQARKETRENGRDIVEHVRRSPDLTFKTALFEDSAAMIGLALAAGGLVLRQLTGSDFWDGLASVLIGVLLAGLALLIGRESSVLLIGRAADPADQRVIRAEILRAPGVTGVDELLTMHFGPEQLLVAAKVNFSDAISADQAEDVAGEIDRRLRERVPIIRHVFLDPTQRSAREGSAA, encoded by the coding sequence ATGAGCAGGTCCGAGACGACGAAGACCGTGCTCGTCGCCGGAGCGGCCAACCTCGTCCTCGCGATCGTCAAGCTGATCGCCGGCCTGCTGGCCGGATCCAGCGCGATGCTCGCCGAGAGCGCCCACTCCGTGGCGGACACCCTCAACCAGTCCTTCCTCCTCGCCTCGCTGCGGCGCAGCGAGCGTCCCCCCGACCGGCGGCACCCCTTCGGCTACGGCAACGAGCGGTACGTCTGGTCGCTGCTCGCCGCGTTCGGCATCTTCATCGCCGGGGCCGGGTTCTCGATCTTCGAGGGCATCCTGACCATGACCGGTCACGGCGGCACCGGCACCGCGGTCTGGCTCGCCTACGCCGTCCTCGCCCTCGCCGCCGTGCTGGAGGGCACGTCCTGGATACGCGCCTTCTACCAGGCCCGCAAGGAGACCCGCGAGAACGGCCGGGACATCGTCGAGCACGTCCGCCGGTCGCCCGACCTGACGTTCAAGACCGCGCTGTTCGAGGACAGCGCCGCGATGATCGGCCTCGCCCTCGCCGCCGGCGGGCTGGTGCTGCGGCAGCTGACCGGGTCGGACTTCTGGGACGGGCTCGCGTCCGTCCTCATCGGCGTGCTGCTCGCCGGGCTCGCGCTGCTGATCGGCCGGGAGAGCTCGGTGCTGCTCATCGGGCGGGCCGCCGATCCCGCCGACCAGCGCGTGATCCGCGCGGAGATCCTCCGCGCGCCCGGCGTGACCGGCGTGGACGAGCTGCTCACCATGCACTTCGGCCCGGAGCAGCTGCTCGTCGCCGCCAAGGTCAACTTCTCCGACGCGATCAGCGCCGACCAGGCCGAGGACGTCGCCGGCGAGATCGACCGGCGGCTCCGCGAGCGGGTCCCGATCATCCGGCACGTGTTCCTCGACCCCACCCAGCGCTCCGCGCGCGAGGGGTCGGCCGCGTGA
- the thrC gene encoding threonine synthase: protein MALTPATDLGPATALVCRECGTTRDLGPFYACEECFGPLEIAYDFQGVTRESIASGPRNIWRYRGLLPVPANVADTPNTEPGLTRLVRADNLAESLGLQSLWVKDDSGNPTHSFKDRVVAVALAAARELGFKVLACPSTGNLANAVAAAAARAGIRSAVFVPSDLEAQKIITTAVYGGTFVTVDGNYDDVNRLASEIAGEQDDWAFVNVNVRPYYAEGSKTLGYEIAEQLGWRLPDQIVVPVASGSQLTKIDKAFQELIKLGLVEDRPYRVFGAQAAGCDPVAAAFKAGHDVVRPVKPDTIAKSLAIGNPADGPYVLDVARRTGGAVEDVTDAEVVEGIRLLARTEGIFGETAGGVTVATLRKLIDAGTLDPAAETVIINSGDGLKTLDAVAPVVAPSANIAPSLEAFRAAGLA, encoded by the coding sequence ATGGCACTCACGCCTGCCACAGACCTCGGACCCGCTACCGCGCTCGTCTGCCGCGAATGCGGCACGACCCGCGATCTCGGCCCCTTCTACGCCTGTGAAGAGTGTTTCGGCCCCCTGGAGATCGCCTACGACTTCCAGGGCGTCACCCGGGAGTCCATCGCGTCCGGGCCCCGCAACATCTGGCGGTACCGCGGGCTGCTGCCCGTCCCGGCCAACGTCGCCGACACCCCCAACACCGAGCCCGGCCTGACCCGCCTCGTCCGCGCCGACAACCTCGCGGAGAGCCTCGGCCTGCAGAGCCTCTGGGTGAAGGACGACAGCGGCAACCCGACCCACTCCTTCAAGGACCGCGTCGTCGCCGTGGCGCTCGCCGCCGCCCGCGAACTCGGCTTCAAGGTGCTGGCCTGCCCGTCCACCGGCAACCTCGCCAACGCGGTCGCCGCCGCCGCGGCCCGCGCCGGGATCCGCAGCGCGGTGTTCGTGCCGTCCGACCTCGAAGCCCAGAAGATCATCACGACGGCCGTGTACGGCGGGACGTTCGTGACGGTCGACGGCAACTACGACGACGTCAACCGGCTCGCCTCGGAGATCGCCGGCGAGCAGGACGACTGGGCGTTCGTCAACGTCAACGTCCGGCCCTACTACGCCGAGGGCTCCAAGACGCTCGGCTACGAGATCGCCGAGCAGCTCGGCTGGCGGCTCCCGGACCAGATCGTCGTCCCGGTCGCGTCCGGCTCCCAGCTCACCAAGATCGACAAGGCGTTCCAGGAGCTGATCAAGCTCGGCCTGGTCGAGGACCGCCCGTACCGCGTGTTCGGCGCCCAGGCCGCCGGCTGCGACCCGGTCGCCGCCGCGTTCAAGGCCGGGCACGACGTCGTCCGCCCGGTGAAGCCGGACACGATCGCCAAGTCCCTCGCCATCGGCAACCCCGCCGACGGCCCCTACGTCCTCGACGTCGCCCGCCGCACGGGCGGCGCCGTCGAGGACGTCACCGACGCCGAGGTCGTCGAGGGCATCCGCCTCCTCGCCCGCACCGAGGGGATCTTCGGCGAGACCGCCGGCGGCGTCACCGTCGCCACCCTCCGCAAGCTGATCGACGCGGGCACCCTCGACCCCGCCGCCGAGACCGTGATCATCAACTCCGGGGACGGCCTGAAGACCCTGGACGCCGTCGCCCCGGTCGTCGCACCGTCCGCGAACATCGCCCCGTCCCTGGAGGCGTTCCGCGCCGCCGGCCTCGCCTGA
- a CDS encoding MoaD/ThiS family protein, whose translation MSVSVRIPTILRTYTGGESEVKAEGASLRAVVADLEASYAGISARILDDAGKIRRFVNVYVGDEDVRFADGLDTATPDGAQISIIPAVAGG comes from the coding sequence ATGAGCGTTTCCGTGCGCATCCCGACGATCCTGCGGACCTACACCGGCGGCGAGTCCGAGGTGAAGGCGGAGGGCGCGTCCCTGCGCGCCGTCGTCGCCGACCTTGAGGCGAGCTACGCCGGCATCTCCGCCCGCATCCTGGACGACGCCGGCAAGATCCGCCGCTTCGTCAACGTCTACGTCGGCGACGAGGACGTCCGCTTCGCCGACGGCCTCGACACCGCCACCCCCGACGGCGCGCAGATCTCGATCATCCCCGCCGTCGCCGGCGGCTGA
- a CDS encoding DUF5959 family protein → MPAELINLADDLGNSVTLRVTGQESGGLTGEIEVGSYFVSGGIKTWLDAEDLTAWEKALDSLSQGTDAAWREGQRATEIHLEIDDHDRVHVAVVDSHSFLVTVELTIEVAADWLEEHRERLTAVRALLPE, encoded by the coding sequence GTGCCAGCGGAACTGATCAACCTCGCCGACGACCTCGGGAACAGCGTCACGCTTCGGGTGACCGGCCAGGAGAGCGGCGGCCTCACCGGTGAGATAGAGGTCGGCAGCTATTTCGTCAGCGGCGGCATCAAGACCTGGCTGGACGCCGAAGACCTCACCGCCTGGGAGAAGGCCCTCGACTCCCTCTCCCAGGGAACGGACGCCGCATGGCGCGAAGGTCAGCGCGCGACCGAGATCCACTTGGAAATCGACGACCACGACCGCGTCCACGTGGCCGTAGTCGACTCGCACTCTTTCCTGGTGACGGTGGAACTCACGATCGAAGTCGCCGCCGACTGGCTGGAAGAGCACCGCGAACGCCTGACGGCCGTCCGCGCGCTACTCCCCGAATAG